The following proteins come from a genomic window of Acidimicrobiia bacterium:
- a CDS encoding SDR family oxidoreductase, which translates to MTGERDLQGHCAVVTGGGSGIGAATVRCLSQRGAAVAVLDRVMASARAVAEEVGGLALEVDVADPDATTAAMGAAAEAMGGLTDVVANAGFGLNKPLHLYSDKEWRLVVGVNLDGTFHTMRAAIPLLLNGGGGSIVTVASLNATRPLQGEAPYSAAKAAVVNLTATAAMEYAPTIRVNCVSPGMIATNLTTVITNDPHFTAIAEQGTPLGRIGSAPEVADVIAFLCSPAAAYLTGQNLIVDGGAGLPNLQADTIVRAVRQRYS; encoded by the coding sequence ATGACCGGCGAGCGCGACCTACAAGGCCATTGCGCCGTCGTAACCGGCGGGGGTTCGGGAATCGGGGCCGCCACGGTCCGCTGCCTCTCTCAACGAGGGGCGGCGGTGGCCGTACTTGACCGTGTCATGGCGAGCGCCCGCGCCGTGGCCGAGGAGGTGGGCGGCCTCGCGTTGGAGGTGGACGTTGCCGATCCGGATGCCACCACCGCCGCCATGGGGGCGGCGGCGGAAGCGATGGGCGGCCTCACCGACGTGGTGGCCAACGCCGGGTTCGGGCTGAACAAGCCGTTGCACCTCTACTCCGACAAGGAATGGCGACTGGTGGTAGGCGTGAATCTCGACGGCACCTTCCACACCATGCGCGCGGCCATTCCCCTGCTGCTCAACGGTGGCGGCGGCAGCATCGTCACCGTGGCCAGCCTCAATGCCACCCGTCCTCTGCAGGGGGAGGCGCCCTACAGCGCCGCCAAAGCCGCCGTGGTGAACCTGACCGCCACCGCCGCCATGGAGTACGCCCCCACTATCCGTGTGAACTGCGTGTCGCCCGGGATGATCGCCACCAACCTCACCACCGTGATCACCAACGACCCCCACTTCACCGCCATTGCCGAGCAGGGCACCCCGTTGGGGCGCATCGGGTCGGCGCCCGAGGTGGCCGACGTTATCGCCTTCCTCTGCTCGCCGGCCGCCGCCTACCTCACCGGCCAAAACCTGATTGTCGACGGCGGCGCTGGCCTCCCAAACCTCCAGGCCGACACCATCGTGCGGGCCGTGCGGCAGCGATATTCTTGA
- a CDS encoding TIGR03857 family LLM class F420-dependent oxidoreductase has translation MANPERMVELGCYGLGGHVDDPRVLLDEVRDAEAIGLGSVFLSERFNVKEAATLCGAAAAVSDEVGIATGVTNTPTRHPLVTAAFCTTMHRLSRGRFALGIGRGIGPLLDIMGIPKITMAQMEDHVGLYRRLWKGEAIFGHDGPAGKYPLLSLGSGFDEDIPVLAACLGFKTMRWAGRVLDGVILHTFVTDEALARCVAEVRRGAEEAGRDPAAVKVWAILATLHEPDHERLQRGMTGRMATYFQAYGDALVAMNGWDPAPLERFRADEVVRSVPGAIDAVATLDQLDHIQTLIPPEWLPAAVGSAEHCALRVLDQFAAGADGVILHGSTPAELEPVVRAYAAVRPASRFAGRAPNPGR, from the coding sequence ATGGCAAATCCCGAGCGCATGGTGGAGTTGGGCTGCTACGGCCTGGGCGGACACGTCGATGATCCGAGGGTGCTCCTCGATGAGGTTCGCGACGCCGAAGCGATCGGCCTTGGTTCGGTGTTCCTCTCGGAACGCTTCAACGTGAAGGAGGCGGCGACGCTGTGCGGAGCGGCCGCGGCGGTGAGCGACGAGGTTGGTATCGCCACCGGGGTGACCAACACCCCCACGCGCCACCCCCTGGTGACCGCCGCCTTTTGCACCACCATGCACCGGCTGAGCCGAGGTCGCTTCGCCCTGGGGATCGGACGGGGCATCGGTCCGCTACTCGACATCATGGGCATCCCGAAGATCACGATGGCCCAGATGGAGGACCACGTTGGTCTCTACCGACGGTTGTGGAAGGGCGAGGCGATTTTTGGTCACGACGGACCGGCGGGGAAGTACCCGCTGTTGTCGCTGGGCTCCGGATTCGACGAAGACATCCCGGTGCTGGCCGCCTGCCTCGGGTTCAAGACGATGCGGTGGGCGGGCCGCGTGCTCGATGGGGTGATTCTCCACACCTTCGTCACCGATGAGGCCCTGGCGCGCTGCGTGGCTGAGGTGCGCCGGGGCGCCGAGGAAGCGGGGCGGGATCCGGCGGCGGTGAAAGTATGGGCGATTCTCGCCACCCTTCACGAGCCCGACCACGAGCGTCTCCAGCGCGGCATGACCGGGCGGATGGCCACCTACTTCCAGGCCTACGGTGACGCGCTCGTCGCCATGAACGGCTGGGACCCAGCCCCGCTGGAACGCTTTCGGGCCGATGAGGTGGTGCGGTCGGTCCCGGGTGCCATCGATGCCGTCGCCACCCTCGATCAACTCGACCACATTCAGACACTCATCCCCCCGGAGTGGCTCCCCGCCGCGGTGGGTTCGGCCGAGCACTGCGCGTTGAGGGTGCTCGATCAGTTTGCGGCGGGGGCCGACGGGGTCATTCTCCATGGGTCCACCCCGGCCGAACTCGAACCGGTGGTCCGGGCCTACGCTGCCGTCCGCCCTGCCAGCCGGTTTGCGGGCCGAGCACCCAACCCGGGCCGCTAA
- a CDS encoding sensor domain-containing diguanylate cyclase → MQTKVKLAMTALRGLMELPGDALEGDLSASLQAIVGDLAAVLDSMAVAINLVRPAWDDYQVVAIHGPPEIVAQLSGITFSREHIDDHFAARFDVGRAFFIPSGSFPDVGLREGTAIVVRERSTEQPGDWQAEDQFLIPLRDDHEKMVGFVAIDEPISGLRPDPEQISLAVALVDALSVGVRSALRALEARLNAHALEALFKLSNHFGKEESTDQLLTTCCEGIRQALGFDRVVLELGESPSLHVAHRASAGWHDNPPTHGVPTLQNAKRLCLPEFEIEGCYLLSAEEALAIVGSDSRRFTSVRNGSGPLAWDHHWLLVPLTDTTGALLGWVWADDPVDHLIPSRAKLRILRTFSNQALVAVTGATHLDRLRTIASRDDLTGALNRRSFFEHLDHELMLAQESGELITLVLYDLDRFKLLNDTHGHPAGDDALRGFTSILTHNLRACDAVGRLGGDEFAISLVGSDHPSTQRVIERVATMLADDLPARSLLRASYGIAESPGDGTTSDELVAVADARLYQQKRLHQGAGGGKEI, encoded by the coding sequence GTGCAAACCAAAGTCAAATTGGCGATGACCGCCCTCCGAGGTCTCATGGAACTCCCAGGAGACGCGCTCGAGGGAGACTTGTCCGCTTCCCTGCAAGCAATCGTGGGCGACCTCGCCGCGGTCCTCGACTCCATGGCCGTGGCGATCAACCTCGTCCGCCCCGCCTGGGACGACTACCAGGTCGTGGCGATCCACGGGCCCCCCGAGATCGTTGCGCAACTGTCCGGTATCACTTTTTCGCGAGAGCACATCGATGACCATTTCGCGGCCAGATTCGATGTGGGTCGGGCCTTCTTCATCCCCAGCGGCTCCTTTCCTGATGTCGGGCTTCGGGAAGGAACCGCCATCGTCGTGCGGGAGCGGTCCACTGAGCAGCCTGGTGATTGGCAGGCCGAGGACCAGTTCCTCATCCCCTTGCGCGATGACCACGAAAAGATGGTGGGGTTCGTCGCGATCGATGAGCCCATCTCCGGACTGCGACCCGATCCTGAGCAAATCTCCCTGGCGGTCGCGCTGGTGGACGCACTGTCAGTTGGGGTGCGAAGCGCCCTGCGAGCCCTCGAAGCCCGGCTGAATGCCCACGCCCTCGAAGCGCTGTTCAAGTTGTCCAATCACTTCGGCAAAGAGGAATCCACCGACCAACTCCTCACCACTTGCTGCGAGGGCATCCGTCAAGCACTGGGCTTTGATCGCGTGGTCCTCGAACTGGGCGAGAGCCCTTCCCTCCATGTCGCCCATCGTGCGTCGGCGGGATGGCACGACAACCCACCCACCCATGGTGTACCCACCCTGCAGAACGCCAAGCGACTCTGTCTCCCCGAGTTCGAGATCGAAGGGTGCTACCTCCTCTCGGCCGAGGAGGCGCTGGCCATCGTGGGGAGCGATTCCCGCCGATTCACCTCGGTCCGCAATGGCTCCGGACCGCTGGCGTGGGATCACCACTGGCTCCTGGTCCCCCTCACCGACACCACCGGCGCACTGCTGGGCTGGGTGTGGGCCGACGACCCCGTCGACCACCTGATTCCGAGCCGAGCCAAACTTCGCATCCTGCGTACCTTCTCCAATCAGGCCCTCGTGGCGGTCACCGGAGCCACTCACCTGGACCGACTTCGCACCATCGCCAGCCGCGATGACCTCACCGGCGCCCTGAACCGGCGCTCATTTTTCGAGCATCTCGATCACGAACTCATGCTCGCCCAGGAATCGGGCGAGCTGATCACACTGGTGCTCTACGACCTCGACCGGTTCAAGTTGCTCAACGACACCCACGGCCACCCCGCCGGCGACGATGCCCTGCGCGGCTTCACCAGCATCCTCACGCATAACTTGCGAGCGTGCGATGCCGTAGGACGCCTCGGGGGCGACGAATTTGCCATCTCCTTGGTGGGGTCCGACCACCCCAGCACCCAGCGTGTCATTGAGCGCGTCGCGACGATGCTCGCCGATGACCTGCCCGCCCGCTCTCTGCTCAGGGCGAGTTACGGCATCGCCGAAAGCCCTGGCGATGGGACCACCTCCGATGAACTCGTTGCGGTGG
- a CDS encoding cytochrome P450, with amino-acid sequence MPGDHEPLTDALLDPATYAGDLHTTLQRLRRECPLAWNATAGFWAVTRHADVSEASSDPSRFCSGKGILVEEIGVSYDSPPTMMHADPPEHTRYRKLARPGFTNAMVRSLEGLVRERTSRLLNELAIKAAEGAVVDVTAELAVPLPIQLIATLLGLPPGDEDRLFRWSEAAIPGATDWSDDERMALLGEMTVELLALASQRRATPQDDVVSMLARYSEDGEELSDSELGMFLIQLLVAGNETTRNSISGALVALADYPEQLDRLRADPALRPSAVEEVLRWTTPVTSFLRTAVTSGVLGGVEISAGDPLLLIYASANRDEAEFGPTASAFDVGRSPNHHVALGHGPHFCLGAALARLELSVVLEGVVQRWQRLTVAGPVRRSGSSIISGIKAAPLVMEPRQ; translated from the coding sequence ATGCCCGGCGATCATGAACCCCTCACCGATGCGCTCCTCGACCCGGCCACCTACGCCGGCGACCTCCACACCACCCTCCAGCGATTGCGCCGCGAATGCCCCCTGGCCTGGAACGCCACCGCGGGGTTCTGGGCCGTCACGCGCCATGCCGACGTATCGGAAGCGTCCAGCGACCCGAGCCGATTCTGCTCGGGCAAAGGGATTCTGGTGGAAGAGATCGGCGTCTCCTACGACAGTCCGCCCACCATGATGCATGCCGACCCCCCCGAGCACACCCGGTACCGGAAGTTGGCTCGACCTGGGTTCACCAACGCCATGGTGCGGTCGCTGGAGGGCCTCGTGCGGGAACGCACCAGTCGCCTACTGAACGAGTTGGCCATCAAGGCCGCCGAGGGAGCGGTGGTGGACGTCACCGCCGAGCTGGCCGTGCCGCTCCCGATCCAACTCATCGCCACCCTCCTCGGACTCCCCCCCGGCGACGAAGACCGGCTTTTTCGGTGGTCCGAGGCCGCCATCCCTGGCGCCACCGACTGGTCCGACGACGAGCGCATGGCGCTTCTCGGCGAGATGACCGTGGAGTTGCTCGCACTGGCCTCGCAACGCCGGGCGACCCCCCAAGACGACGTCGTATCCATGCTGGCCCGCTACTCCGAAGATGGCGAGGAACTCAGCGACAGCGAGCTGGGCATGTTTCTCATCCAGTTGCTGGTGGCGGGTAACGAAACCACCCGCAACTCCATCTCGGGGGCACTGGTGGCCCTGGCCGACTACCCCGAACAACTCGACCGGCTCCGGGCCGACCCGGCCCTGCGGCCCAGCGCAGTGGAGGAGGTGCTGCGCTGGACCACGCCGGTTACCTCCTTCCTGCGCACCGCCGTAACCAGCGGCGTCCTCGGTGGGGTTGAGATCTCCGCCGGCGATCCCCTCCTGCTGATCTACGCCTCGGCCAACCGTGACGAGGCCGAGTTCGGACCCACCGCCAGTGCCTTCGATGTGGGCCGCTCGCCCAATCACCACGTGGCATTGGGCCACGGCCCGCACTTCTGTCTCGGCGCCGCCCTGGCCCGCCTGGAACTCTCCGTCGTCCTCGAGGGGGTTGTACAACGCTGGCAGCGCCTCACCGTCGCTGGTCCGGTGCGCCGCAGTGGTTCGTCGATCATCTCCGGGATCAAGGCCGCCCCCCTGGTGATGGAGCCGAGACAATGA